Genomic window (Acidobacteriota bacterium):
GGAAAAGAAAGTCATCCTTGACTCAATCCAGCCACTCTGAGGTATAATGAAAATTCAGCGTCACTTCGCTCCGACAGGTGGCCGGTTTCAATCAGAATCAGTGGCCAGATTCATCGGAATATGCACAATCCGTTAAATTTACAGCTTTTCCTTTTTTTCTCATTTCATAAGAAAGTTTTCCTGCTTTTATCCATGTATTTTCTTTTTGATCGATTATATAAAATGCATCTAAAAAATCTTCAATAATTGATACTTCTCTATCAGATTTGGCTCCCTGAATCAGCTCAGCAATTACTACTTTAGGTACACATATTTCATTTTCAGATAGTATTCTATCTACTTTCTCTGATATTTTAGATGGTTTATTCTGAAAATAATCAATCCATACAGAAGTATCTATTAATATTTTTTCAGCGCTCATAATGTCTCATCTCTTCTGCGGTCAAGACGAATTCCAACTTTCCTTTCATGGATTTAATTTTCTCGATTTTTTTCTTTCTCAAATATTCATTAATTGCTTTCCTGACGGCAGAGCTCTTATTTTTTGACTTTGTTTCTTTTAATAACTCATCAATTATATCTTTCTCAATTGTTACTGTTGTTCTCATGAATCTCCTTTTTATTAGTTTATTTTCACAATTTATAATAATAAAAATATTTTATATTGTCAATAAATTTAAAAAAATTATTGTTCTAATTATGTCATATTTTTAGGTCAAAATATTATTCATTTTATATTTTTCTATTTCCATTTTTTAATGTAAGTAATTAAAGTTTTCTGGCAATTAAAATTTTGAGTGCTATCTTTTTCAATTTAAAATTCATGACATGTAATATAAGATATTTCTTTATTAATATATTTATGAAACAGCCCATGAGAAATATTAATGTTAATGATAAAATTTAAAAATTAAAAAATGGAGGAGAAACATGCTATCTAAAAAATATCTAATAAGCCCATTAATATTTATCTGTCTTTTAATTTCGGCATTCAATTTAAAAGCTGAAAAGAGAATAAGAATAAGAGAAATGGGAGTTAAGGTAGGCATCCTGAAGCCCGGCAAATGGAATTCAATAACCGATGTAAATGGAGTTAAGGTTGGTCATTTTACCTTAATAGAAGGGAAGAATGTCAGAACAGGAGTGACAGCAATTCTTCCTCATTCTGGGAATATCTTTCAGGAGAAAGTTCCAGGAGCAATATATATCGGAAATGGATTTGGAAAACTCACAGGAATTTCTCAGGTGGAAGAGCTTGGGAACATTGAGACTCCAATTATCCTAACCAGCACATTATCTATTCCTGCAGCATGGGAGGGAATCCTCGATTTTGT
Coding sequences:
- a CDS encoding type II toxin-antitoxin system VapB family antitoxin, which gives rise to MFIIINCENKLIKRRFMRTTVTIEKDIIDELLKETKSKNKSSAVRKAINEYLRKKKIEKIKSMKGKLEFVLTAEEMRHYER
- a CDS encoding PIN domain-containing protein, whose translation is MSAEKILIDTSVWIDYFQNKPSKISEKVDRILSENEICVPKVVIAELIQGAKSDREVSIIEDFLDAFYIIDQKENTWIKAGKLSYEMRKKGKAVNLTDCAYSDESGH